The following are encoded in a window of Pseudomonas graminis genomic DNA:
- the acnB gene encoding bifunctional aconitate hydratase 2/2-methylisocitrate dehydratase has protein sequence MLEAYRKHIEERAAQGIVPQPLNAEQTAGLVELLKNPPAGEEAFLLDLITNRVPPGVDEAAYVKAGFLSALAKGEVHSPLLDKKRAVELLGTMQGGYNIVTMVDLLDDADLAPVAAEQLKHTLLMFDAFHDVAEKAKNGNAHAQGVLQSWADGEWFQKRPTLAEKISLRVFKVTGETNTDDLSPAPDAWSRPDIPLHALAMLKMARDGIVPDVQGSIGPMKQIEDMRSQGFPIAYVGDVVGTGSSRKSATNSVLWFFGDDIPNVPNKRAGGFCFGSKIAPIFYNTMEDAGALPIEFDVSNINMGDVIDVYPYAGKVTKHGTDEVLATFELKTPVLLDEVRAGGRIPLIIGRGLTGKARAELGLPPSTLFKLPDVPVASTKGFTLAQKMVGKACGTDGIRPGTYCEPKMTTVGSQDTTGPMTRDELKDLACLGFSTDLVMQSFCHTAAYPKPIDVKTHHTLPDFIMTRGGVSLRPGDGIIHSWLNRMLLPDTVGTGGDSHTRFPIGISFPAGSGLVAFAAATGVMPLDMPESILVRFKGKLQPGVTLRDLVHAIPYYAIQKGLLTVEKKGKKNAFSGRILEIEGLETLTVEQAFELSDASAERSAAGCTIKLSKESIAEYLKSNITLLRWMIGEGYGDPRTLERRAQAMEAWVANPELLEADADAEYAEIIEIDLADVKEPVLCAPNDPDDARLLSSVAGEKIDEVFIGSCMTNIGHFRAAGKLLEQVKGQLPTRLWLSPPTKMDAHQLTEEGYYGIYGKAGARMEMPGCSLCMGNQARVEPNSTVVSTSTRNFPNRLGDGANVYLASAELASVASILGRLPTVEEYMEYAGKIDSMAADVYRYLSFDQIAEFREAAANANIPVVQA, from the coding sequence GTGCTTGAAGCCTACCGTAAACACATCGAAGAGCGTGCCGCCCAGGGTATCGTGCCCCAGCCGCTTAACGCCGAACAAACTGCAGGCCTGGTCGAGCTGCTGAAAAACCCACCGGCTGGCGAAGAAGCTTTCCTGCTTGACCTGATCACCAATCGCGTTCCACCAGGCGTTGACGAAGCTGCCTACGTCAAAGCCGGTTTCCTTTCTGCCCTGGCCAAGGGCGAAGTTCATTCCCCTCTGCTGGACAAGAAGCGCGCCGTCGAACTGCTCGGCACCATGCAGGGCGGCTACAACATCGTGACCATGGTTGACCTGCTGGACGATGCCGACCTGGCACCGGTCGCCGCAGAGCAACTGAAGCACACCCTGCTGATGTTCGACGCCTTCCACGACGTCGCTGAAAAAGCCAAGAATGGCAACGCTCACGCCCAAGGCGTGCTGCAGTCCTGGGCTGACGGCGAGTGGTTCCAGAAGCGCCCGACCCTGGCCGAGAAGATCAGCCTGCGCGTCTTCAAGGTCACCGGGGAAACCAACACCGACGACCTGTCCCCTGCCCCTGACGCCTGGTCCCGCCCGGACATCCCGCTGCACGCCCTGGCCATGCTGAAAATGGCTCGCGACGGCATCGTGCCTGACGTGCAAGGCTCCATCGGCCCGATGAAGCAGATCGAAGACATGCGCAGCCAGGGCTTCCCTATCGCCTACGTCGGTGACGTGGTCGGTACCGGCTCCTCGCGTAAATCCGCCACCAACTCGGTGCTGTGGTTCTTCGGCGACGACATTCCGAACGTGCCGAACAAGCGCGCGGGCGGCTTCTGCTTCGGCAGCAAAATCGCTCCGATCTTCTACAACACCATGGAAGATGCCGGCGCCCTGCCGATCGAGTTCGACGTGTCGAACATCAACATGGGCGACGTGATCGACGTTTACCCGTATGCCGGCAAAGTCACCAAACACGGCACCGATGAAGTGCTGGCGACCTTCGAACTGAAGACGCCGGTGCTGCTCGACGAAGTCCGCGCCGGCGGCCGTATTCCGCTGATCATCGGCCGTGGCCTGACCGGCAAGGCGCGCGCCGAGCTGGGTCTGCCGCCTTCGACGCTGTTCAAGCTGCCTGACGTTCCGGTTGCCAGCACCAAGGGTTTCACCCTGGCGCAGAAGATGGTCGGCAAGGCCTGCGGCACCGACGGTATCCGCCCGGGCACTTACTGCGAGCCGAAGATGACCACCGTCGGTTCTCAGGACACCACCGGTCCCATGACCCGTGACGAACTGAAAGACCTGGCGTGCCTGGGCTTCTCGACCGATCTGGTGATGCAGTCGTTCTGCCACACCGCGGCGTACCCGAAGCCGATCGACGTCAAGACTCACCACACGCTGCCTGACTTCATCATGACCCGTGGCGGCGTATCGCTGCGTCCGGGCGACGGCATCATCCACAGCTGGCTGAACCGCATGCTGCTGCCGGACACCGTCGGTACCGGTGGCGACTCCCATACCCGTTTCCCGATCGGTATCTCGTTCCCGGCCGGTTCCGGTCTGGTCGCGTTCGCCGCTGCCACCGGCGTCATGCCGCTGGACATGCCGGAGTCGATCCTGGTTCGCTTCAAAGGCAAGCTGCAACCCGGCGTCACCCTGCGTGACCTGGTTCATGCGATTCCGTACTACGCCATTCAGAAAGGCCTGCTGACGGTCGAGAAGAAAGGCAAGAAGAACGCTTTCTCCGGTCGCATTCTGGAGATCGAAGGTCTGGAAACCCTGACCGTCGAACAGGCTTTCGAACTGTCCGACGCTTCGGCCGAACGCTCTGCTGCCGGTTGCACCATCAAGCTGTCGAAAGAGTCGATCGCCGAGTACCTGAAGTCGAACATCACCCTGCTGCGCTGGATGATCGGCGAAGGCTACGGCGACCCGCGTACTCTGGAGCGTCGTGCTCAGGCCATGGAAGCCTGGGTGGCCAATCCAGAACTGCTGGAAGCCGATGCTGACGCGGAATACGCTGAAATCATCGAGATCGATCTGGCCGACGTGAAAGAGCCTGTGCTCTGCGCGCCGAACGATCCGGACGATGCCCGTCTGCTGTCGAGCGTAGCTGGCGAGAAGATCGACGAGGTGTTCATCGGTTCGTGCATGACCAACATTGGTCACTTCCGCGCTGCCGGCAAGTTGCTGGAGCAGGTGAAGGGTCAGTTGCCGACGCGTCTGTGGCTGTCGCCGCCGACGAAGATGGATGCCCATCAGTTGACCGAGGAAGGTTACTACGGCATTTACGGCAAGGCTGGCGCGCGCATGGAAATGCCGGGCTGCTCGCTGTGCATGGGTAACCAGGCACGTGTGGAGCCGAATTCGACGGTGGTGTCGACGTCGACCCGTAACTTCCCGAACCGTTTGGGTGATGGGGCGAACGTGTATCTGGCGTCGGCTGAGTTGGCGTCTGTGGCGTCGATTCTGGGTCGTCTGCCGACGGTCGAGGAGTACATGGAGTACGCGGGCAAGATCGACAGTATGGCTGCCGATGTTTACCGTTACTTGAGCTTCGATCAGATCGCGGAATTCCGTGAGGCTGCGGCGAACGCTAATATCCCGGTTGTTCAGGCTTAA
- a CDS encoding DUF1289 domain-containing protein, producing the protein MPNQIIKTPCVGLCSTVYGDLVCRGCKRFHHEVIHWNGYDEEAKRAVWLRLEQLLVQVMAGKVEVFDPARLRAQLEQRKIRFVPHQSEYCWAYQLIARGARVINQLDAYGMVLLPEFRDWSLPELRDAIDREFFLLSEAHYERYIAPGFLKDAMGAV; encoded by the coding sequence ATGCCCAATCAAATCATCAAAACGCCCTGCGTGGGCCTGTGCTCCACTGTCTACGGCGACCTCGTGTGCCGGGGATGCAAGCGCTTCCACCACGAAGTGATTCACTGGAACGGCTACGACGAAGAGGCAAAGCGCGCCGTCTGGCTGCGTCTGGAACAGCTGCTGGTGCAGGTGATGGCGGGGAAAGTCGAGGTCTTCGATCCGGCCAGGCTTCGGGCGCAACTGGAGCAGCGCAAGATCCGCTTCGTCCCCCATCAGTCGGAATATTGCTGGGCGTACCAGCTAATTGCGCGGGGCGCGCGGGTGATCAACCAACTGGACGCCTACGGCATGGTGCTGCTGCCGGAATTTCGCGACTGGTCGCTGCCTGAACTGCGCGATGCCATTGATCGGGAATTCTTCCTGCTGTCCGAGGCGCACTACGAACGCTACATCGCGCCGGGCTTCCTCAAGGATGCGATGGGCGCTGTTTGA
- a CDS encoding tRNA-(ms[2]io[6]A)-hydroxylase, protein MQIYPEIDAFLLCPTPDSWVQAALQNLDILLIDHANNEKKAAGAAFQFMFQYNDKFDLLAKMSRLAREELRHFEQVIGIIKKRNIPMANISSARYAGSLRKLVRTHNPYRLTDALIVGAIVEARSCERFAALVPHLDEDLSKFYASLLKSEARHFQDYLKLAYTYGTEADVDAKIEEIRLAERELILSPDEDFRFHSGVPAL, encoded by the coding sequence ATGCAGATTTATCCAGAAATCGACGCCTTCCTGCTTTGCCCCACGCCCGACAGTTGGGTTCAGGCTGCTTTGCAGAATCTGGATATCCTGCTGATTGATCACGCCAACAATGAAAAGAAAGCCGCCGGTGCGGCCTTTCAATTCATGTTCCAGTACAACGACAAGTTCGATCTGCTGGCCAAGATGTCGCGGCTGGCGCGCGAAGAGCTGCGGCACTTCGAGCAAGTGATCGGCATCATCAAGAAACGCAACATCCCGATGGCCAACATCAGTTCAGCGCGCTATGCCGGTTCGCTGCGCAAACTCGTTCGCACCCATAACCCCTATCGACTGACCGACGCGCTGATCGTCGGCGCCATCGTCGAAGCGCGCTCGTGCGAACGCTTCGCTGCGCTGGTGCCGCATCTGGATGAAGACCTGTCGAAGTTCTACGCCAGCCTGCTCAAGTCCGAAGCCCGGCATTTTCAGGATTACCTGAAGCTCGCCTACACCTACGGCACTGAAGCGGACGTCGACGCCAAAATCGAAGAAATCCGCCTGGCCGAGCGCGAGCTGATCCTGAGCCCGGACGAAGATTTCCGCTTTCACAGCGGCGTGCCGGCGCTTTAA